In the genome of Pontibacillus halophilus JSM 076056 = DSM 19796, one region contains:
- a CDS encoding Na+/H+ antiporter subunit D, translated as MSNLVVLPILIPLISGIIAAFLHRKIGAVRIFSRLMAVINLGVAAYMGWFITQNGTIILETGGWKAPYGIILVGDTLSALLVLTTNVIATACVFYASRSLTNKQESFYFYTFFFLLITGVSGAFLTGDLFNLFVFFEVLLMASYALIVLGNGKIQLRESLKYVLLNLFSSMLFVTVVAFLYSVVGTVNMAQIAERVQEVEQKGVLTTIGILLFFVFGTKAALFPLYYWLPKSYIAPNPVVSALFGALLTKVGIYSIMRTFSIIFYHKTDVTHEMFIWIAAFTLLFGVIGALSTHNVKLIVAYNIIPAVGFMLLGIGLFNGTSMEGSVYYLVHDMIIKAALFLLVGAIAYLAGTSDLRKMNGLIHHYPVLGWLFLIASVTLAGIPPFSGFIGKLLLLQGAAQEERIIMIIVGLVTSLLILYSMIRIFIQGFWGEKDETIVPDKKAARSFTGPIAFLLVFSIFLGIGAEFVLPSVEDVSNSLLNPSSYIQSVLKE; from the coding sequence ATGAGTAACTTAGTAGTACTACCCATTCTCATACCACTCATCTCGGGGATTATCGCCGCTTTCTTACATCGCAAAATAGGTGCAGTCCGCATCTTTAGTCGATTAATGGCCGTCATAAACCTTGGTGTCGCTGCGTATATGGGATGGTTTATCACACAAAACGGAACGATTATTCTAGAAACCGGTGGTTGGAAGGCGCCCTATGGAATTATTCTAGTGGGAGATACCTTATCCGCTCTGTTAGTTCTTACGACAAATGTGATCGCGACGGCATGTGTGTTCTATGCAAGCCGCTCACTAACGAATAAGCAAGAAAGTTTCTATTTCTACACATTCTTCTTCTTGCTCATCACAGGCGTTTCAGGAGCGTTCCTAACTGGCGACCTCTTCAACCTGTTTGTATTCTTTGAAGTGCTTCTCATGGCTTCTTATGCGTTAATTGTGCTTGGAAACGGCAAGATTCAGCTAAGAGAATCCTTAAAGTATGTTCTATTAAACCTATTCTCTTCCATGCTATTCGTTACAGTGGTTGCGTTCCTTTATTCAGTTGTTGGAACAGTCAACATGGCTCAGATTGCCGAACGTGTCCAGGAAGTAGAACAAAAAGGTGTATTGACGACCATTGGGATCTTGCTATTCTTCGTATTCGGTACAAAGGCAGCCCTTTTCCCGCTTTACTATTGGTTGCCTAAATCTTATATTGCACCGAACCCAGTCGTATCCGCTCTATTTGGAGCACTGTTAACAAAGGTCGGAATTTACTCCATCATGCGTACGTTCTCCATCATCTTCTACCATAAGACAGATGTAACGCATGAGATGTTTATTTGGATTGCAGCCTTCACACTCTTATTCGGTGTGATTGGAGCGCTCTCTACACACAACGTGAAGCTTATTGTTGCTTATAACATCATTCCAGCTGTTGGATTCATGCTACTTGGAATTGGATTGTTCAATGGGACGTCTATGGAAGGTAGCGTTTATTACCTAGTCCATGACATGATCATTAAAGCGGCGCTCTTCCTATTAGTAGGCGCCATTGCGTATCTAGCAGGTACGAGCGACTTGAGAAAGATGAATGGACTCATCCACCACTATCCAGTCCTTGGGTGGTTGTTCCTTATCGCAAGTGTCACGCTAGCCGGAATTCCACCATTCAGTGGCTTTATAGGAAAGCTTCTTCTGCTCCAAGGTGCTGCACAAGAAGAACGAATCATCATGATTATTGTTGGGCTTGTCACAAGTTTATTAATTCTATATTCTATGATTCGAATCTTCATCCAAGGTTTCTGGGGTGAGAAGGACGAAACGATTGTACCAGACAAAAAGGCTGCCCGTAGCTTTACTGGGCCAATTGCTTTCTTATTGGTCTTCTCCATCTTCCTAGGAATCGGTGCAGAGTTTGTACTGCCTTCAGTTGAAGATGTCTCTAATTCATTACTCAATCCGTCTTCTTATATTCAATCCGTTTTAAAGGAGTAA
- a CDS encoding Na(+)/H(+) antiporter subunit C, with the protein MEIVTSVLAGILFTTGIYNLLQKQMLRIIIGTALISHGAHLFILTMGKLKTGAPPILVEGIKEYTDPLPQALILTSIVISFGVTSLLLVLAYRASQINESDNMDELRGNENE; encoded by the coding sequence ATGGAGATTGTCACATCTGTTCTAGCTGGAATCCTATTCACAACTGGAATCTACAATCTACTACAAAAGCAGATGTTAAGAATTATCATTGGAACAGCGCTCATCTCTCATGGCGCGCACTTGTTCATCCTGACCATGGGGAAATTAAAGACTGGTGCTCCCCCTATTCTTGTAGAGGGGATTAAGGAATACACCGACCCATTGCCACAGGCGCTAATCTTAACATCAATCGTAATTAGCTTCGGAGTGACAAGTTTACTTCTTGTACTTGCCTACCGAGCGTCTCAAATTAATGAATCAGATAATATGGATGAACTAAGGGGTAACGAAAATGAGTAA